A region from the Vicia villosa cultivar HV-30 ecotype Madison, WI linkage group LG3, Vvil1.0, whole genome shotgun sequence genome encodes:
- the LOC131655868 gene encoding IQ domain-containing protein IQM2-like, giving the protein MGISLPIVLKSEDSAILIQQNWWKLLDSAELKRSSISFFDVENHDETVLSRWSRARKRAAKVGKGLSKDVKARKLALLHWLEAIDPQHRCGHNLHFYNEKWLRSQSMEPFFYWLDIGEGKEINLDKCSRAKLQQQCIKYLGPMERMCYEVVVEDGKLLYKQSGEVLHTIKEGSRSKWIFVLSTSKNLYVGQKKKGSFQHSSFLAGGAASCAGRLVVEHGVLIAVWPQSGHYRPTEENFKEFTSFLEENNVDLSNVKMAQVNDGIHTSEEDLTGNRMNRILLKTK; this is encoded by the exons ATGGGGATTTCTTTGCCAATAGTACTGAAATCTGAAGATTCTGCAATTCTTATTCAACAAAACTG gTGGAAGCTTTTAGATTCTGCTGAACTAAAACGAAGCTCTATATCTTTCTTTGACGTTGAGAACCATGATGAAACTGTGCTTTCGCGTTGGTCTAGAGCTAGAAAAAGAGCTGCTAAGGTTGGTAAAGGTTTATCAAAAGATGTTAAAGCTAGAAAACTTGCTTTGCTGCATTGGCTTGAAGCA ATTGATCCACAACATCGATGTGGACATAATCTACACTTTTACAATGAGAAATGGCTCCGGAGTCAGAGCATGGAACCCTTTTTCTATTG GCTAGATATTGGAGAAGGAAAGGAAATAAATCTTGACAAATGTTCTAGAGCTAAACTTCAACAACAGTGTATTAAATATCTAGGTCCT ATGGAAAGAATGTGTTATGAAGTTGTTGTGGAAGATGGAAAGTTATTGTACAAGCAATCAGGAGAGGTTCTTCATACTATAAAAGAAGGTTCAAGGTCCAAGTGGATATTTGTCCTTAGCACATCTAAGAATTTATATGTTGGTCAAAAGAAGAAAGGTTCATTTCAGCATTCTAGCTTTTTGGCTGGAGGAGCCGCATCTTGTGCTGGAAGACTAGTCGTTGAACACGGTGTCTTGATA GCTGTTTGGCCTCAGAGTGGTCATTATCGTCCAACCGAAGAGAATTTTAAGGAATTTACTTCATTCCTTGAAGAGAATAATGTGGACCTTTCAAATGTGAAG ATGGCTCAAGTTAATGATGGTATACACACATCTGAAGAGGACTTAACTGGGAACAGGATGAATAGGATACTGTTGAAGACTAAATAA
- the LOC131655869 gene encoding IQ domain-containing protein IQM2-like — translation MGIYSIIPKSTSIAFDQGLEPIILKSADSAIPIRQNWWKLLDSAELKRSSISFFDVENHETAISRWSRARTRAAKVGKGLSKDVKARKLALLHWLEAIDPQHRYGHNLHFYYDKWLKSQSMEPFFYWLDIGEGKETNLEKCPRAKLQQQCVKYLGPMERLSYEVVVEDGKLIYKQSGKLLHTVKEGSRSKWIFVLSTSKNLYIGKKKKGSFQHSSFLAGGATSCAGRLVVEHGVLKAVWPHSGHYRPTEENFKEFTSFLEENNVDLSSVKMAPVNDGIHTSEEDLTGNMSGLEDE, via the exons ATGGGGATTTACTCTATCATTCCAAAATCTACCAGCATTGCTTTTGATCAAGGTTTAGAGCCAATAATACTGAAATCTGCAGATTCTGCAATTCCTATTCGACAAAACTG GTGGAAGCTTTTAGATTCTGCTGAACTAAAACGAAGCTCTATATCTTTCTTTGACGTTGAGAACCATGAAACTGCCATTTCGCGTTGGTCTAGAGCTAGAACAAGAGCTGCTAAGGTTGGTAAAGGTTTATCAAAAGATGTTAAAGCTAGAAAACTTGCTTTGCTGCATTGGCTTGAAGCA ATTGATCCACAACATCGATATGGACATAATCTACACTTTTATTATGATAAATGGCTCAAGAGTCAGAGCATGGAACCCTTCTTCTATTG GCTAGATATTGGAGAAGGAAAGGAAACAAACCTTGAAAAGTGTCCAAGAGCTAAACTTCAACAACAGTGTGTTAAATATCTTGGTCCA ATGGAAAGGCTGTCTTATGAAGTTGTTGTGGAAGATGGAAAGTTAATCTATAAGCAATCAGGAAAACTTCTTCATACTGTAAAAGAAGGTTCACGTTCCAAGTGGATTTTCGTCCTAAGCACATCTAAGAATTTATACATTGGTAAAAAGAAGAAAGGTTCGTTTCAGCATTCTAGTTTTTTGGCTGGAGGAGCTACATCTTGTGCTGGAAGACTTGTTGTTGAACACGGTGTCTTGAAG GCTGTTTGGCCTCACAGTGGTCATTATCGTCCAACAGAAGAGAATTTTAAGGAATTTACTTCATTTCTTGAAGAGAATAATGTGGACCTTTCCAGTGTGAAG ATGGCTCCAGTTAATGATGGAATACACACATCTGAAGAGGACTTAACTGGGAACATGAGTGGTTTAGAGGATGAATAG
- the LOC131661599 gene encoding serine/arginine-rich SC35-like splicing factor SCL30A, with translation MRGRSYTPSPPPRYSRRGGGGGGRSPSPRRRYAPRESDLPTSLLVRNLRHDCRPEDLRRPFGQFGPLKDIYLPKDYYTGQPRGFGFIQFVDPADAADAKYHMDGQVLLGRELTVVFAEENRKKPTEMRVRERSGRYSDRRRSPPRYSRSPRYSRSPPRHRTHSRSRDYDSPPPKRREYSRSLSPEDRRQSRERSHHSRERSYSRSPPNNGVARSRSPSPEKGPVLSRSPSPNRDARESARSRSPSQ, from the exons ATGAGAGGAAGAAGCTACACTCCATCGCCTCCACCCCGTTACAGCCGAAgaggaggcggaggaggaggtCGCAGTCCAAGTCCCCGTCGCCGGTACGCCCCCCGTGAAAGTGATCTACCCACCAGTCTTCTTGTTCGCAACCTCCGCCATGACTGTAG GCCTGAAGATCTTCGCAGACCTTTCGGTCAATTTGGTCCTCTCAAAGACATTTATCTTCCTAAAGATTATTACACTGG ACAGCCCCGTGGGTTTGGGTTTATCCAATTTGTGGATCCTGCTGATGCTGCCGATGCTAAATATCATATGGATGGTCAAGTTCTTCTTGGTAGGGAGCTGACTGTTGTTTTTGCTGAGGAGAATCGAAAGAAGCCAACTGAGATGAGGGTCCGGGAGAGAAG TGGGCGGTATTCTGATCGAAGGAGGTCTCCCCCGCGTTATTCTCGTTCACCTCGCTATTCCCGGTCTCCACCTCGTCATAGAACCCACTCTCGCAGTCGTGATTATGATTCCCCTCCTCCTAAAAGAAGGGAATATTCAAG ATCGCTATCACCTGAGGATAGGAGGCAAAGTAGAGAAAGATCACACCACAGCAGAGAGAGGTCATACTCACGCTCTCCACCCAACAATGGGGTTGCAAGAAGCCGTAGTCCGAGTCCAGAGAAAGGTCCAGTCCTGAGCAGAAGTCCAAGTCCAAACCGTGATGCCAGGGAGTCAGCCCGCAGTAGATCCCCCAGTCAGTGA
- the LOC131661598 gene encoding transcription repressor MYB5-like produces the protein MRNPSSSTAKSASTNSRKNQKNNSNNGSSSTTAATTPCCSKVGLKRGPWTAEEDQVLSDYIKIEGEGRWRTLPKRAGLLRCGKSCRLRWMNYLRPSVKRGQIAPDEEDLILRLHRLLGNRWSLIAGRIPGRTDNEIKNYWNTHLSKKLINQGIDPRTHKPLDNNPSSSSSIIPNINHQTTPFTSSASPDHHPIITMTNNESDHNPSSDDHHLAQYHNDNNHYPLQQQQQQAQDQEFNGANCDSLISDVSAMDYHLLNNNNNKGDYDDSSVCCDDVFTSFLDSLINEDAYATHRSENDPLILSTAPPSLWESPLINMSTLISNKNHDDSPKTGQIHDA, from the exons ATGAGAAATCCTTCGTCATCAACCGCCAAATCAGCATCAACAAATTCAAGGAAGAACCAGAAGAATAATAGTAACAATGGGAGCAGCAGTACTACTGCCGCAACAACTCCGTGTTGCAGTAAAGTAGGGTTGAAGAGAGGACCGTGGACAGCAGAAGAAGACCAAGTGTTATCGGATTACATTAAGATAGAAGGTGAAGGTCGCTGGAGAACTCTCCCCAAACGAGCTGGCCTTCTCCGATGCGGCAAAAGCTGTCGCCTCCGTTGGATGAATTATCTTCGTCCGTCTGTTAAACGCGGCCAGATCGCacctgatgaagaagatctcattCTCCGTCTCCACCGTCTTCTTGGGAACAG GTGGTCATTGATAGCGGGAAGAATTCCAGGAAGAACTGATAATGAGATTAAGAATTATTGGAACACACATCTCAGTAAGAAACTCATTAATCAAGGAATTGATCCCAGAACACACAAACCTCTTGATAATAatccttcttcttcatcttcaataatCCCAAATATTAATCACCAAACTACTCCTTTTACATCTTCCGCTTCTCCTGATCATCATCCAATTATTACTATGACTAACAATGAATCTGATCATAATCCCTCATCTGATGATCATCACTTAGCTCAATATCATAATGATAATAATCATTATCCACtccaacagcaacaacaacaagctCAGGATCAGGAGTTTAATGGTGCTAATTGTGATAGCTTAATTAGTGATGTTTCTGCAATGGATTATCATCtgcttaacaacaacaacaacaaaggggATTACGATGACAGTAGTGTATGTTGTGATGATGTGTTTACTTCATTTCTTGATTCATTGATCAACGAAGATGCTTATGCTACACACCGATCAGAGAATGATCCTTTGATCTTGTCTACTGCACCACCGTCTTTGTGGGAATCGCCACTCATCAATATGTCTACTCTTATTTCCAACAAAAACCATGACGACTCACCCAAGACGGGACAGATTCATGATGCATAG